A stretch of the Rosa rugosa chromosome 5, drRosRugo1.1, whole genome shotgun sequence genome encodes the following:
- the LOC133709483 gene encoding nudix hydrolase 12, mitochondrial-like codes for MSCLTARTGRQRQRYEDQLRLVSGCIPYRFEETVGSSNCNVEKNLLVLMISSPDRDDLVFPKGGWENDETMHEAACREALEEAGVKGVLGETPLGQWEFRSKSKQNNGSLQGGCRGYMFALRVTEELDSWPEQAIYGRKWVTVEDAFKFCRYDWMREALRKLLIALSDNTENGPREELDGLPLRPVISEVGSEHQISSPSGCFASHSSVQQLAA; via the exons ATGTCTTGTTTGACAGCCAGAACAGGGCGGCAGAGACAGCGGTACGAGGATCAATTGAGGCTTGTTTCAGG atgtataCCTTATAGGTTTGAAGAGACGGTAGGGAGTAGCAATTGCAATGTAGAGAAAAATTTGCTTGTTCTCATGATTTCTTCACCAGATCGAGATGATCTTGTCTTTCCAAAG GGAGGATGGGAGAATGACGAAACCATGCATGAAGCTGCTTGTCGTGAGGCCTTAGAAGAAGCAGGAGTGAAGGGAGTTCTTGGT GAAACTCCACTAGGACAATGGGAGTTCAGAAGCAAGAGCAAACAGAACAATGGCAGCCTGCAAGGTGGTTGTAGAGGTTACATGTTTGCACTAAGGGTTACTGAAGAGCTCGACTCCTGGCCCGAGCAGGCCATCTACGGAAGGAAATGG GTTACCGTAGAAGACGCATTCAAATTCTGTCGGTATGACTGGATGCGAGAAGCTCTTAGAAAGCTTTTGATAGCACTCTCAGATAACACGGAAAATGGCCCGAGAGAAGAACTGGATGGACTTCCTTTGAGGCCAGTTATCTCAGAAGTCGGATCAGAGCATCAAATATCATCACCATCCGGTTGCTTTGCTAGTCATTCTAGTGTTCAGCAGCTCGCAGCTTGA